A genomic window from Brachyspira sp. SAP_772 includes:
- a CDS encoding ABC transporter permease produces the protein MSSNLKDKLANVLEKEGFVNIFSSFLAIIIGLLLGLIILLVSNVGEAFPAFMTILSGGFSGGTRGIGQVIYTATPLILTGLSVGFAFKNGLFNIGAPGQFIIGAYAAVLVAIKCTFFPPAIHWIIALIASFIAGGLWAYLPGLLKARFNVNEVISSIMMNYIGMYLTNYLVTLTVYDMLKNQSQNIPPSATLPGMGLDVLFRGSSANGGFFVAVIVVIITYIILSKTTFGFELKACGLNKDASRYAGINEKRNIVLSMVIAGALAGLGGGLLYLSGIGKHIEVIDVLAEEGFMGIPIALLGLSHPIGILIAGLFIAHITVGGFYMQVYDFTPEIIEMIIASIIYFSAFALLFKSIVGFISKKVNKNRETNANE, from the coding sequence ATGAGCAGTAATTTAAAAGATAAATTAGCAAATGTTTTAGAGAAAGAAGGTTTTGTAAATATCTTTTCATCTTTTCTTGCTATCATTATAGGTTTACTTTTAGGGCTTATAATACTTCTTGTAAGTAATGTGGGCGAAGCTTTTCCTGCTTTTATGACTATACTTTCTGGAGGTTTTTCTGGTGGCACAAGGGGTATAGGTCAGGTTATATATACAGCTACTCCTTTAATACTCACAGGGCTTTCTGTTGGTTTTGCTTTTAAAAATGGACTTTTTAATATAGGAGCTCCCGGTCAATTTATTATAGGGGCTTATGCTGCAGTGTTGGTTGCAATTAAATGCACATTCTTTCCTCCTGCTATTCACTGGATTATCGCTTTAATTGCATCTTTTATAGCTGGCGGTTTATGGGCTTATTTACCCGGACTTCTTAAAGCAAGGTTTAATGTTAATGAAGTTATTTCAAGCATTATGATGAATTATATTGGTATGTATCTTACTAATTATTTAGTTACATTAACAGTTTATGATATGCTTAAAAATCAATCGCAAAATATTCCTCCTTCTGCTACATTACCGGGTATGGGGTTAGATGTATTATTTAGAGGCTCTAGTGCTAATGGCGGTTTTTTTGTGGCTGTTATTGTTGTTATTATAACTTATATAATACTTTCTAAAACTACATTTGGCTTCGAGCTTAAGGCTTGCGGATTAAACAAAGATGCCAGCAGATATGCAGGAATTAATGAAAAGAGAAATATTGTGCTTTCTATGGTGATAGCTGGTGCTTTAGCTGGGCTTGGCGGAGGACTTCTTTATTTATCTGGTATTGGTAAGCATATTGAGGTTATTGATGTACTTGCTGAAGAGGGTTTTATGGGAATACCTATTGCATTACTTGGTCTTTCTCATCCTATTGGTATTTTGATTGCGGGGCTTTTCATTGCTCATATTACTGTTGGCGGATTTTATATGCAGGTTTATGATTTTACACCTGAGATAATAGAGATGATTATTGCTTCTATCATTTATTTTAGTGCTTTTGCTTTGCTTTTTAAATCTATTGTTGGATTTATATCTAAAAAAGTAAATAAAAATAGAGAGACAAATGCTAATGAGTAA
- a CDS encoding LacI family DNA-binding transcriptional regulator, producing MSTLKDVAKLANVDVSTVSRALNGKSYVQEETKLRILNAAKQLNYSPNLLAKNLREGKSKTIAVIVPSISLNIFADITYYIEIECRKLGYNTIISNTQDDPSIEANCLKHLSKGFVDAIAIASCGKNKKLIKEIHKRGIPIIQIIRKYDNTISSVAANYETIGYDGTKYLISKGCKNIGLINGSKDIIPYKERYDGYKKAIAENNYQENVAEITALDFLEGSYNAVYNLLETNPNIDGILVSTDMQGIGVMRALKNKKIKVPQQIKIISLTGNYIGAWLETAITSVEIPSKEVGKKIANIIIENIKNKKDTASHIVFEPHLIERETT from the coding sequence ATGAGTACGTTAAAAGATGTTGCTAAGCTAGCAAATGTTGATGTGAGTACTGTATCAAGAGCATTAAATGGAAAATCATACGTTCAGGAAGAAACTAAATTAAGAATATTAAATGCTGCTAAGCAACTTAATTATAGCCCAAATCTGTTAGCTAAAAATTTAAGAGAAGGAAAAAGTAAAACTATAGCTGTAATAGTTCCAAGCATATCTTTAAATATATTTGCAGATATAACATATTACATAGAAATAGAATGCAGAAAACTTGGTTATAACACCATAATATCAAATACTCAAGATGACCCTTCTATAGAAGCTAATTGTTTAAAACATTTAAGCAAAGGTTTTGTGGATGCAATAGCAATAGCTTCTTGCGGAAAAAATAAAAAATTAATAAAAGAAATACATAAAAGAGGAATACCAATAATTCAAATAATAAGGAAATATGATAATACCATATCTAGTGTAGCAGCAAATTATGAAACCATTGGTTATGATGGTACTAAATATTTAATCTCTAAAGGATGTAAAAATATTGGATTAATAAATGGGTCTAAAGATATAATACCATATAAAGAAAGATATGATGGATATAAGAAAGCAATAGCAGAAAATAATTATCAAGAAAATGTTGCAGAAATAACGGCTCTTGATTTTTTAGAAGGCAGTTATAATGCTGTTTATAATTTATTAGAAACAAACCCAAATATAGATGGAATATTAGTATCAACAGATATGCAAGGAATAGGAGTAATGAGGGCTTTAAAAAATAAAAAAATTAAAGTACCACAGCAAATAAAAATAATCAGTTTAACAGGCAATTATATAGGGGCTTGGCTTGAAACTGCAATAACTTCTGTAGAAATTCCTTCCAAAGAAGTAGGCAAAAAAATAGCAAACATAATCATTGAAAATATAAAAAATAAAAAAGATACTGCTAGCCACATAGTATTTGAACCGCATCTAATAGAAAGAGAAACTACTTAA
- a CDS encoding ABC transporter permease encodes MDTIYFLVQQTMFFSIPLLLVALGGMFSERSGVVNIALEGIMIIGAFAGIFFISRLGPNFPPVVTLFLAMIISALAGIIFSLFHAYAAINMSADQVISGTALNIFAPAFAIYVTRAIQTVQQISFVNNFRIESVPILGSIPVIGNLLFKNTYITTYIGFVILALSWFVLYKTRFGLRLRSCGEHPQAADSVGINVYKIRYIGVAISGALGGLGGLVFIIPTSTNFNATVAGYGFLALAVLIFGQWKPIKILYAAFFFGLMKTLASAYSGIPLLANLPISNSIYKMIPYIATLIVLSFTSKSSQAPKASGVPYDKGAR; translated from the coding sequence ATGGATACAATTTATTTTTTAGTACAGCAGACTATGTTTTTTTCTATTCCTCTTTTACTTGTTGCTTTAGGGGGAATGTTTTCTGAGAGGAGCGGGGTTGTTAATATTGCTCTTGAAGGAATAATGATAATAGGTGCTTTCGCGGGAATATTTTTTATAAGCAGGCTTGGGCCAAATTTCCCTCCTGTTGTTACATTATTTTTGGCTATGATTATATCTGCTTTAGCGGGTATTATATTTTCTCTTTTTCACGCTTATGCTGCTATTAATATGAGTGCCGATCAAGTTATTAGCGGTACTGCTTTAAATATATTTGCTCCTGCTTTTGCTATATATGTTACAAGAGCTATACAAACTGTTCAGCAAATAAGTTTTGTTAATAATTTTAGAATAGAGTCTGTGCCTATACTTGGAAGTATTCCTGTTATTGGCAATTTATTATTCAAAAATACTTATATAACAACTTATATAGGCTTTGTTATACTTGCTTTATCTTGGTTTGTTCTTTATAAAACAAGATTCGGCCTTAGGCTTAGAAGCTGCGGAGAGCATCCTCAAGCTGCTGATTCTGTGGGTATTAATGTTTATAAAATAAGATATATTGGTGTTGCTATTTCAGGTGCTTTGGGCGGACTTGGAGGATTAGTATTTATTATACCTACTTCTACAAACTTTAATGCTACAGTTGCAGGATATGGATTTTTGGCTTTGGCAGTATTAATATTTGGTCAATGGAAGCCTATTAAAATACTTTATGCTGCTTTTTTCTTTGGGCTTATGAAAACACTTGCTTCAGCATATTCTGGTATACCTTTGCTTGCTAATTTGCCCATATCAAACAGCATTTATAAAATGATACCTTATATTGCTACTTTAATTGTACTCTCATTTACTTCTAAAAGCTCTCAAGCCCCTAAAGCTTCTGGAGTGCCTTATGATAAAGGAGCAAGATAA